One Helianthus annuus cultivar XRQ/B chromosome 7, HanXRQr2.0-SUNRISE, whole genome shotgun sequence genomic region harbors:
- the LOC110868478 gene encoding FT-interacting protein 3: MQRPPPEEFALKETAPKIAGSGKYVGDKLTSTYDLVEQMQYLYVRVAKAKDLPPKDVTGSCDPYVEVKLGNYKGITRHFEKKSNPEWDHVFAFSQDRIQASFVEIVVKDKDVVMDDFIGRILFELIDVPKRVPPDSPLAPQWYKLEDKKGEKLKHGEIMLAVWRGTQADECFSDAWHSDAATVNREGVSKIRGKVYLSPKLWYVRVNVIECQDLIPSDRNKPVEVSVKVALGNQAFRTQISPVKTINPIWNEDLVFVAAEPFEEALMLTVEDRGNKDEILGKCLLPLYSVHRRWDNKAVHSKWHNLEKHTVIDGEKKEAKFASRIHLRVCLDGGYHVLDESTNYSSDLRPTAKQIWKPSIGILELGIISAKGLSPMKTRDGRGTTDAFCVAKYGNKWVRTRTIIDSFSPTWNEQYTWEVFDPCTVITIGAFDNGFLHKGSNDSRIGKVRIRLSTLETERVYTHSYPLIALHTSGVKKMGEVQLAVRFSCTSYINMLHKYSQPILPKMHYVHPLSMSQTDRLRHHATQIVSTRLGRAEPPLRREVVEYMLDVSSHLWSVRRSKANFFRIVNVVSGFVGLIKWFDSICHWTNPLTTLLIHVLFVILILSPELILPTTFLYLFVVGIWRYRRKPRHPPHMDIRLSHADAVNFDELDEEFDTFPTSKGPHVVRMRYDRLRSIGGRIQTVAGDLATQGERFHSLLSWRDPRASALFVTFCLVTAIVLYVIPFQVVALLFVFYVLRHPRFRTKLPSMPASFFRRLPSGADSML; this comes from the exons ATGCAACGTCCACCACCGGAAGAATTTGCACTCAAAGAAACCGCCCCAAAAATCGCGGGATCAGGCAAATACGTCGGCGACAAGCTCACCAGCACCTATGATCTCGTCGAACAAATGCAGTATCTCTATGTTCGAGTCGCCAAAGCCAAAGATCTGCCACCAAAAGATGTCACAGGAAGTTGTGACCCTTATGTTGAAGTCAAGCTAGGAAACTACAAAGGGATCACTCGACACTTCGAAAAGAAATCAAACCCCGAATGGGATCATGTCTTCGCGTTCTCACAGGATCGGATTCAAGCGTCGTTTGTTGAGATTGTGGTTAAGGATAAAGATGTGGTTATGGATGATTTTATTGGAAGAATATTGTTTGAACTTATTGATGTTCCGAAAAGAGTCCCTCCGGATAGTCCCCTTGCGCCGCAATGGTACAAGTTGGAAGATAAGAAGGGGGAGAAGCTTAAACACGGTGAGATCATGCTCGCCGTGTGGAGAGGAACCCAGGCGGACGAGTGTTTCTCGGACGCCTGGCATTCGGATGCTGCCACGGTTAACCGCGAAGGCGTGTCGAAGATTCGGGGAAAAGTTTATCTCTCTCCGAAACTATG GTACGTTCGAGTTAACGTAATCGAGTGTCAAGACTTGATCCCCAGCGACCGCAACAAACCGGTCGAGGTCAGCGTAAAGGTGGCATTGGGTAATCAAGCATTCAGGACACAAATATCTCCTGTAAAAACAATAAACCCAATATGGAACGAAGATCTAGTGTTTGTAGCAGCAGAACCCTTCGAAGAAGCGTTAATGTTAACCGTAGAAGATCGAGGTAACAAAGATGAGATCCTAGGAAAATGTTTGTTGCCATTGTACTCCGTTCATCGAAGATGGGATAATAAAGCCGTACATTCGAAATGGCACAATCTTGAGAAACATACGGTGATTGATGGTGAGAAAAAAGAAGCAAAGTTTGCGAGTCGAATTCATCTACGAGTGTGTTTGGATGGTGGGTATCATGTGTTGGATGAGTCGACGAATTATAGTAGCGATTTAAGGCCGACCGCGAAGCAGATATGGAAACCGAGCATTGGGATTTTGGAGCTTGGGATTATAAGCGCGAAGGGGTTGTCGCCAATGAAGACACGAGACGGTCGTGGGACAACGGATGCGTTTTGTGTGGCGAAGTATGGGAATAAATGGGTTCGGACGAGGACGATTATTGATAGTTTTTCGCCGACGTGGAATGAACAGTATACGTGGGAGGTTTTTGATCCATGTACGGTGATAACGATTGGTGCGTTTGATAATGGGTTTTTGCATAAGGGGAGTAACGATTCGAGGATTGGGAAAGTGAGGATCCGGTTGTCGACGTTAGAGACGGAACGAGTGTATACACATTCGTACCCGCTTATTGCTTTACACACTTCGGGTGTGAAGAAAATGGGCGAGGTGCAATTGGCTGTGAGGTTTTCGTGCACTTCGTATATTAATATGTTGCATAAATACTCACAGCCGATTTTGCCTAAGATGCACTATGTGCATCCGTTGTCAATGAGTCAAACCGATAGGTTACGGCACCACGCGACCCAGATAGTCTCGACTAGGTTGGGCCGTGCCGAGCCACCGTTGAGGAGAGAGGTGGTTGAGTACATGCTAGACGTTTCTTCGCACTTATGGAGTGTTCGAAGAAGTAAAGCGAACTTTTTTCGAATAGTAAATGTGGTTAGTGGTTTTGTAGGGTTGATCAAATGGTTCGACTCGATATGCCACTGGACCAACCCGCTCACGACGCTTCTAATCCACGTACTTTTCGTGATACTGATACTGTCGCCGGAACTAATCCTACCTACAACTTTCCTATACTTATTTGTGGTCGGGATCTGGCGATACCGACGGAAACCGAGGCACCCTCCTCATATGGACATCCGATTATCACACGCGGATGCAGTGAACTTCGACGAGTTAGACGAGGAGTTCGACACGTTTCCAACTTCTAAAGGGCCACATGTGGTCCGAATGCGATATGATCGGTTAAGAAGTATTGGTGGTAGGATCCAGACCGTGGCGGGTGACTTGGCGACTCAAGGCGAGAGGTTCCACTCGTTGTTGAGTTGGCGCGACCCAAGAGCATCCGCATTGTTTGTGACATTTTGTTTGGTCACCGCGATTGTGTTGTATGTGATACCGTTTCAAGTGGTCGCACTTCTTTTCGTGTTTTACGTGTTGAGACATCCGCGGTTTCGAACCAAACTGCCTTCGATGCCTGCAAGTTTCTTTCGAAGGCTCCCATCTGGTGCAGATAGCATGTTGTAG